gcctcgggccgaccaatgctttgtgagtggatttggtagacggaaactgaaagaagcctgtcgtatatatgtatgtatatatatatgtgtatgtgtttgtccccctagcattgcttgacaaccgatgctggtgtgtttatgtccccatcacttaatggttctgcaaaagagaccgatagaataagtactgggcttacaaaagaataagtcccggggtcgatttgctcgactaaaaggcggtgctccagcatggccgcactcaaatgactgaaacgagtaaaagagtaaaaagagaaagaatgcaGTTCCAGGGATTGAACTCCCGACCTGACAGCCATGAAgcaaacaccttaaccactaagccaaatgCCTTCACACAGATAGATGTCTATGCacaagctaacacacacacacacacatactttctttgTCCAACATCTCTTTTACATTGTTGTATCTTTTCTTGTTTTACAGTTTCTGCCCAATGCAACTCGTAGTGGAAGAATGATAATTTCACCAAAACATCTGCTTCTTATCACTTCTAGTATTTCCATATTTTTCAACCCTCATACCATCCATTAACCATCTCCACATTTCTTAACTTAGAAACAGAATTCCTTATCTACGACAATGTGTGTGCCGCTTAGAGCAGGCCCGGTCAGCAACAAGCATTCTTGTGGTGTACAGAAAATATATCTTCCTTGCATATTTTCCAGACATGTAACCAGAGATCAGTGATATCTTGGACAAGAAACTCAACCATAACAGATTGTCTCACAGACATTTCTCAGCTTTTGAGCAGTTCGTCAAGAATTAATATGGAGAACGTTGATCACTTGGACACTTCTAACACAACTGTTGTTAACAATGTGGATCCGGTTAGAGAGACAGACGGAGatgagaaagttgtggagaaaaaTGATGTTGAATATTTCTGTGAGATTTGTCGGAAGACATTCTCTTCAGAAGAGGAGGTCATCAGGcacagagaaatacacaagaAGGAAAAACGGTTCCATTGTGAAATATGCGGGAAATATTTTGTCGATATCAGTGATcttacaacacacaaaatattacaCACTCGAGATAAACTGTTTCGTTGTGAGATCTGTGGCAAATCGTTCTCTCTTAAATCATTTCTTCTTATCCACGTAAATAGTCACACCCCAGAGAAACATTTCCGTTGTGACGTATGTGAGAAAACTTTCACCCAGAAAGCTCGTCTTGTTACCCACCAACGAAGTCACACTGGAGAAAAGCCATTCCACTGTGAAACTTGTGGGAAATCCTTTTCTGATAACGGTGTCTTGAAAACTCACAAAAGAATCCACTCTGGGGAGAAACCCTATAACTGCGATATATGCGGgaaatcttttatcatttatagcTACTTAACAAGGCACAAGAGGGTACACTCTGGCGAGAAGTCGTTCCactgtgaaatttgtgggaaatatTTTGTCTATAATAGTGATTTAACAAAACACATAAGAATTCACACGGGGGAGAAACCGTTTCACTGTGAAGTGTGTGGGAAGGGTTTCGTTTGTAGCAGTGATTTGACAATGCACAAACGGGTTCACACGGGAGAGAAACCCTACCGTTGTGGGATATGTGAGAAATTTTTCACCCAGAAAGTTCATCTTGCTACCCACATACGAAATCACACAGGGGAAAGACCCTTCACTTGTGAAATATGCGGGAAATCATTCTTTGCCCATTCTAGTCTAGTAGTCCATAAAAGGATACACGATGAAGAGAAGCCATTCCACTGTGATATATGCGGGAAATCTTTCACTAGTAATTATCAGCTTGTAGTCCACAAGCGCAGTCACACGGGAGAAAAGCCTTACCATTGTGATACAtgtggtaaatccttttctgTGAATTCTAGTCTTGTTAGCCACCAACGTAACCACACTGGAGAGAAGCCGTATCGTTGTGAAATTTGCGGAAAATCATATTCCATTAATAAAAGTCTCGTTGCACATCTACGTAGTCACACGGGGGAAAAACCCTATCACTGCGAAGTCTGTGGCAAATCGTTTTCTGTTAGTTATAGTCTTGTAATTCACCGACGTTGTCACACTGGGGAAAAAGCGttccactgtgaaatctgtggcaagTGTTTCATTAATAATTCCAGTCTTGTCGTTCACATCCGTACTCACACGGGAGAAAAACCCTATCGTTGTGAAACGTGCGGAATATCATTTAGCACTAACAGTCAATTAAAGAAACACAAACGAATCCACACAAGAATGAAGACTTCAGACTGCGAAACATGAGAAGCTTTTTCCTtacaaatactctttactcttttactcttttacttgtttcagtcatttgactgcggccatgctggagcaccgcctttagtcgagcaaatcgaccccaggacttattctttgtaagcccagtacttattctatcggtctcttttgccgaaccactaagtgacggggacgtaaacaccagcatcggttgtcaagcaatgctagggggtacaaacatacacacacatacatatatataaatacatatatacgacaggcttctctcagtttccgtctaccaaatccactcacaaggcattggtcgccccggggctatagcagaagacacttgcccaagatgccacgcagtgggactgaacccggaaccatgtggtttgtaagaaagctacttaccacacagccactcctgcgcctaaatttttatttcgtttttggatttggtttgcaaaaatattcaaataacaaaatgaaaaaatgaaactttAATTCGTGTGTTAAGTTATTATTTCTGTAAAAAGGGCAAATATTTGAgatgttttgaaggatgcagtgctccaacccCCAAATCCCGCCCCTCCCAGTGTGGTGTTATCTCCCTTCCATTGGTCACCTCCCTTGACGGGAACTCTCTAGTTAATAAAACCACACATTTCAGTCCCTTCTGGCGGGATGCCATCCCTGTGTCTGCTTTGCCAAGAGACGAACATTTTCTTATCTGAGGCTGCTTCGTCTTTCTGTTTATTAACCAACATCGTTAAGCTTCGTTACACGACAATATTACTGCGGGAATTACTCTGAAAGGaatctttg
The DNA window shown above is from Octopus sinensis linkage group LG30, ASM634580v1, whole genome shotgun sequence and carries:
- the LOC115226592 gene encoding zinc finger protein 665-like, with the translated sequence MENVDHLDTSNTTVVNNVDPVRETDGDEKVVEKNDVEYFCEICRKTFSSEEEVIRHREIHKKEKRFHCEICGKYFVDISDLTTHKILHTRDKLFRCEICGKSFSLKSFLLIHVNSHTPEKHFRCDVCEKTFTQKARLVTHQRSHTGEKPFHCETCGKSFSDNGVLKTHKRIHSGEKPYNCDICGKSFIIYSYLTRHKRVHSGEKSFHCEICGKYFVYNSDLTKHIRIHTGEKPFHCEVCGKGFVCSSDLTMHKRVHTGEKPYRCGICEKFFTQKVHLATHIRNHTGERPFTCEICGKSFFAHSSLVVHKRIHDEEKPFHCDICGKSFTSNYQLVVHKRSHTGEKPYHCDTCGKSFSVNSSLVSHQRNHTGEKPYRCEICGKSYSINKSLVAHLRSHTGEKPYHCEVCGKSFSVSYSLVIHRRCHTGEKAFHCEICGKCFINNSSLVVHIRTHTGEKPYRCETCGISFSTNSQLKKHKRIHTRMKTSDCET